The following DNA comes from Deltaproteobacteria bacterium.
ACTTTCTTCAGAAAGTTTCCCCCAGTGTAATAAATCGGACCTTCCTTAAATCAAGGGGCGTTGAAGTTGTTCATGGCCGTGTCGATCCCTTTTGAAACGATGGCCTCCACGCAGTGCGCGGCCTTTTCGAGCATGGTATCGAGGATATCGTGTTCGTCGTCGTCGAAGGGGCTGAGCACGTACTCGCTAACCGCCGCGTCCCGCGGTCTTCCTATGCCGAGACGCACTCTGGGGAAAGCGTCCGTGCCGAGAGAGTCGATGATCGAAGCGACGCCGCGGTGTCCCCCGCTCCCTCCGCCGCGCCTTATCCGTATCCTTCCCGGCGGCAGGTCGCAGTCGTCGAAGCAGACGATCAGGCGCTCCGGCTCCACGCCCCAGGCCGCCATGACGGCGGCCACGGCCGTCCCGCTGCGGTTCATGTAGGTAAGGGGCTTGCAGAGCAGCACATCGGTCCCTGCGAGCTCGGTCTCCGCCAGGAGGGCTCCCCCTCTCTCGGCGAAGGAGGCGCCGCAGAGCCCGGCGAGCCTGTCGACGAGCATGAACCCCACGTTGTGCCGCGTGGCTTCGTAGCGGGGGCCGGGATTGCCGAGCCCGGCGACGATGAACAGCCCCTTTCTTTCGCCGTTCCGCCGCTGCAAAACGCCGAGCCGTCCAGGCGCCGCGGCGCCTTACTCGCCCCCCTCTTTCTCCTCGAAGCTCTCGGCTATCTCGCTTTCGGCCTCCTCGGCGCTCACCGTCTCGACCTCCTTTACGGGAGGAACGACGGAGACGACCACGTGGGAGGGATCGTCGACGGCCCGCACGCCTTCGGGGAGATTGAGGTCGCCTATGTGCAGGGACTCGCCCACGCCGAGGGCCGTCACGTCCACGTCGACGGCCTCGGGGATGAGGCCCGGCAGGCACTCGATGGTGACGGTGCGCAGGTCCATGTGCTCGATGCCGCCCTCGCGGGCGCCGGCGGACCTGCCGACGATCCGTACCGGCACCTCGACGGTGACGGCCTCGTCCATGCGCACCTCGTAGAGGTCGATGTGCTCTATGACGTCGCGCACGGGATGTACCTGGAGGTCCTTGATCATGACCTTCCTGTCGCCCGCCTCGCCCCTGAGGTTTATGAGGGCGCTCTCCCAGCTCGTCGCGCCGAGCGTGCGCGCGAGGTCCTTGCTGTCGAGCTTGAGGTTGACGGCCGCCCCTGCGGCGCCGTAGAGGACGGCCGGCACGTAGCCCGCCTTGCGAAGCCTGCGGGAGGGACCCTTGCCGGTCTCGCTCCTCGTCCAGGCCGTAATCTCCAGCTCTTCCATTCTCTTCGCGTTCCTCCTGTGAATTTTTCGTCGCTTCGTCGCACCGGGAGGGCTTCCGCCCGATGCGACCCTATCCCGGACCCTCTCCCTGCCGCCGCCGGCCGGCTTCAGACGAAGAGCGAGCTCACCGACTCACCGTAGTGTATCCTGTGTATGGCCTTGCCGAGGATGCTCCCCACGGAGAGGACCTTGATCTTGTCCCCGGCCTGGGCCTGGGCGCCCGGCCTCAGGGGTATGGTGTTGGTCGTCACCAGCTCCTCCACCGGCGAGGCCGAGAGCCTCTCAAGCGCCGGCCCCGAGAGGACGGGGTGTGTGCAGCAGGCGTATATCCTCCTTGCGCCGTGCTCCTTCAGGGCCGTGGCCGCCTGGGTGATGGTGCCGGCCGTGTCTATCATGTCGTCGAGGAGTATGGCCACCTTGCCGTCGACCTCGCCGATGATGTGCATCACCTCCGAGACGTTGGGCGCCGGACGGCGCTTGTCGATTATGGCAAGCCCCGCCTTGAGCCGCTTGGCGAAGGCCCGGGCCCTCTCAACACCCCCGGCGTCGGGCGAGACGATGACGATGTCGTTGTGGTTGAAGTTCTCCCGCACGTACTCGAGGAGCACGGGGGTGGCGTAGAGGTTGTCGACGGGCACGTTGAAAAAGCCCTGAATCTGGCCTGCGTGGAGGTCCACGCAGAGCACGCGCGTGGCGCCGGCCACCTCGATGAGGTCGGCGACGAGCTTGGCCGAGATGGGCGTGCGGGGCGCCACCTTCCTGTCCTGCCTCGCATAGCCGTAATAGGGGACGACGGCGGTGAGAGACGAGGCGGAGGCGCGCTTGAAGGCGTCGAGCATGATGAGCAGCTCCATGAGGTGGTCGTTGCAGGGCGTGCAGGTGGACTGGACGACGAAGATGTCCATGCCGCGCACGCTCTCGCGGATGTCGACGCAGATCTCGCCGTCGCTGAAGCTCTTGACCTCGGCCTTGCCGAGCTCTATGCCGAGCGTGCGGCAGATCTCCAGCGCCAGCGGCCGGTTGGAGTTGCCGGAAAAGACCTTGATCCTGCCCTCAATCATCGCGCGCAACCCTTGATTGATCAGATAATTATCAAGGAAGCTCTGATTAATTACCCTGGGGGAAACTTTCTGTAGAAGGGCCACAGGCCCACGGTTCCCTCAGTGCAATAAATCAGAGTTTCCTTAGTTTGATTGCCCCGGGCCAGTAGCCCCCGGCCGCTGGCTGGGGCGGGAGGATTCGAACCTCCGAATGCGGGGATCAAAACCCCGTGCCTTGCCGCTTGGCGACGCCCCAGCAAGGCTCTGTGCACCAGGCCCGCCGTAAGAGACATACCTTATAATCTTCCTCTTTTCTTGTCAAGTTTTTTCGTCGGCGCAGGGGCTTGACGGCGGAGACGGAAAATCGTCAAAAATAAAATGCCTTGACTCCCGGAAAAGACGGATGTTAAAGTTAGGAGTAATTCTGATTGCCCCGGGGGGGCCGAGTGAGGGCCTGCGTGTCTCCCGAGGTCAATACAGTCAGAAACCGGGATACTTTCCGAATTACAGAGGACCCGCTTGTCCGGATTTCGGCCTGTCAGCGCACCTCCCCGCGTCGCAAGGGAGGCTGCCGGAGCCGGCCGCAAAAGAAGGGCGGGCGGGGAAACGCAAAAAACAAGGAAACCCTGTCGGCCACACCGGAGGGAGACTTTCTGGAGAAGGGTCACGGTCTCACATCAAGGTCCAGCAATTCCTCACTAAAGACTCCTGCGCCCGCCAACGGGGCCGCCCGAACCTTCGCAATGACGGAAACGGCTCAAGGAGCGGGGGATGGAAGATCTTCAGGTAAGGAGAGCGAGGGCTGCGTGGGTCCATGTCCCCTTTTCAAAAAGTCGTCCCGGGGAGAAAAAGACGGACGGGATTTCCCCAGGGAGGAATCATGTCGAAAATAATCAAGGGGCTGACAATCTTCGCCTTCCTCGGTCTTCTCGGCGCAGCGCCGGCCCTGTGCGGCGAGCGGCCCACCCCCCAGGACCTCGCAAAGGCGGACGAGCACAAACAGCTTGCATTCCGGTACGAAGACAAGGGCGATCTCCAGAACGCGCTGCGCGAATACATGACCGCCCTCGAGTACAACCCCTACGACGCCGACCTGCTCTTCGACCTCGGCGTGGCGTGCCTGCGCATGCAGTTCCACGACGACGCGGCGGCGGCCTTCGAGCGGGTGGTGAAACTCAACAAGGACGACACCGAGGCATACAACCTCCTGGGCCTCGCCTACCGGGGCGCCGGGAGAAAGGCCGACGCCGAAAAGGCGTGGAAGAAGTCGCTGGACATAGACCCCAACCAGGTAGCGCCCAAGAAATTCCTCGACGAACTGAAGACTCAGCCTTAACAAGGGCAGCCCTGATTGATTGCACTGAGGGAACCTTTTTGTAGAAGGGTCACAGACCCACGGTTCCCTCAGACTCCCTCCAAAAACTTTTGACGCGAGTTGGTTTCCCCCTGTTTTGCCAAGCAAAACAGGGGGAAACCAACTCGGATTGAAAGTCTTTGACGGTTTCCGGTCCGGATGCGGCCGCGGCGCTTCTTCCAGAGCCCAACCTCCGCTGGAGTTAGCCCTATGCTCGACTTCATCAAGCCCGAAAAGCTCAACTGGCGCCATTACTTCGGGGGCGCCGCCCTCCTCTTCATCATAGTCCAGCTCCTCACGGGCCTCTTTCTGACGCTCTTCTACGACCCCACGCTGAAAAACGCCTACAAGAGCGTACAGTACATAACCAACGAGCTCACCGGCGGCAGCCTCATGCGCAACCTCCACCGCTGGGTGGCCTTCTCGCTCTTCCTGGCCGTGGCCGTACACACGGTGCGCTCCACGCTGCGCCTCGACTTCCTCAACAGCTCCAAGCGCGTGGCATGGATGACGGGCGTGCTCCTGCTCTGGCCGCTTCTGCTCCTGGTCTACTCGGGCCTCATACTCCCATGGGAGTGGAAGGGCTACTGGTTCATGGAGATGGTCCCCAACTACGCCGCCGAGGTGCCGCTGGTGGGGGCGGCGCTCAAGGACTTCTTCCTCGACACCTTCACGCTGCCGCGCTACCTGGTCATACACATCCTCTTCCTGCCGATAGTCTGCCTCGTCCTCTTCGACTATCACCTGCTGGCGAGACTGCGCAGGCGCGGCATATTCAGGTACCTGGCGAGACACACCATCATAACGCTCCCCTTTCTCGCAGCCGTCGTGGTGCTGGCGCTCTACGTAACCATACCGAGCGAAGACCCCGACATAATCCCCCTTCCCCTGGAGGGCGAGTACATACCGACACCGGAGTGGTATTTCACGCTCATCCTCCTGCCCTTCCTCTACCTGAAGGGCCGCTGGGTCTTCGTCCTCTCGATCCTCATCCCCTTTGTCGTGTACGTGGCGGCGGCGTTCCTGCCCTACTTCCTCCGTCCCCGCACAAGCGCCGAGGAGGAAGAGGCGGGGGGCGGAGCAACCCTCCTCTCAAGGCTCTGGAACGAGGGGTGGACGCGCTACGTCGTGCGATTCACGGCGGTCACCGTCATAACGGCCTTCATCTACTCGCTCATATGGCTGGGCTCCTACAACTCGCCCACCTTCGGATGCAACAGCTGTCACAACCTGTACCGGGGCTTCAGGATGGGCATACCGCCCGACGACTTCAAGGACAGGAAAAAGCTCCCCAACCTCGACGACAACGAGTGGATGATGGGACACTGGTTCTATCCCACCGAGATATACTGAGATGAAAAGGCTCGTCATACCGGCGGCCGCCCTGGCCGTGGCCGCGGCGGCCGCGCTCTACCTGACGGCCGGTGATGAGACCGGCGAGGTGCTCGAAGACGCCCGCAGCTACATAGAGGCCATGCGTTCGAGGGACTTCGACCGCATCTTCAGCTACCACGGCGACTCCCAGCGCAAGTGCATGATAGTCACCGTCCGCGCAAACGGCGGCGACGTGACGGCCGAGCTCGAGGCCGTAAGAAAGCTCAAGCGCTCCAACTTCGAGACGGCCTCCTTCTCGGAGGACCTCATAGGCGAGTGGGTCGAAAAGGCGATATTCACGCCCCCCTCGAGCTACCACATCGTCGGCGTGGATATGGTGGAGGACACGGAGAACCCCTCGTCGCCGCTCCACGACATAAACGAGCGGGTAAACGCCTTCGTCACCGTAGAGGTATCCTACCCCTCGGCCGACAGGGCGCCTGTCTTCGGAGGCAGGCCGCTAAAGTCGGGCCGCTTCGTCGTGAAGATGGTCCACAGCAGCAACATAGCGAGGACACTCCGCGGCGAGGCGACCATCGACCGCTGGCTCTTCAAGTCCATAAGGGCCGTTCCGGAGTCGATGGAGTTCTTCGACTGACCTCGTCCACGGCCCCCCGGCCCGCCGCTCCCTCCGGGCTTCCTGCGGGGGCCTTCAGTGCCCGTTCCTGCCCTGCCATATGCCGGCGCCGAGAAAGATCGCGCCGCCGAGGACGAGGAGGTAGTTGAAGGGGTCGGGCTCGAGGCCCAGCTTAAGCGTCAGCATCGTATTGAGGAGGCCGAGGACGAGGAGCACGCAGCCGAAGAACTGCTTCTTCACGCCCCGCTTCGGACCCTCCTCTCCGGCAGTCCTCTTCTCTTCTTCAGCCGTCATCTTTCCTTCCGCCGCAGTGAACGCTTCCCGGAGCCGTGGTCCGCTCAAGGCCCCTCAGCGTCCGTCCTTTTGCCGTCGCCTGAGCTCGGCCATGAGCTCGGGGGTTATCTCGGCGATGCCCATGGCCCTGGCGTACCGTTCGAGGCCGCGGCGCACCATGGGGCGCAGGAAGGAGGGCACGCGCCCAAGGCGCTCCCTGGCCTCGGCCGTCCACACCGGACCGGCAGCCTTCGAATCGGCGACGGATCCGCCGCCACCGCCCCTTGCCGGCGGCCCCTCGGGCTCGTAGCCGCACCAGTCGTCCTCGCCCATCAGATCCCCGCCCGAAGCAAGAGCTCTTGCGCGGCAGCCTCCGCACACGTCGTTGAACTCGCAGTCGCCGCAGGTGCCGGTATAGCGCGGCTCGCGCAGGCTCCGCATCATGGGGTCTCTCTCCCAGATGGCGCGAAGGGACTCTTTGCCGAGCTGCGGAGAGGCGGGACCGTAAGGGATGTAGGGGCACGGCGTAACGTACCCCTCCGGCGAGATGCGCAGGTAACCGGTGCCCGCTATGCAGCCGCTCGTCTCGCCGCGCAGAAGCGCGCTCCCGGGGTTCGCCCTGCGGGCCACCCGGAGCACGTGGGGAGCGCACCTTGCGCGGACCATTATCCTGCCCGCATACTCCCGCTCGGCCTCGACTATGGCGTGGAGGACCTCTTCGTACTCGTCGGAAGAGAGGTCGGTCATGCGCTGGCCCCGGCCCGTGCAGACGAGGAAAAAGATGTTGACCGCCCTGGCGCCGAGCTCGGCGCCCAGGGCTATGACGTCGCCGATCTCGCGGCTGCTCTCGCGGGTCACGGTGAACTGGAGCTGAAAATCGAGGCCGCCGCGCCTGAGCGCCTCCACGCCCTCCAGGGTTGCGCGCCAGGACCCCTCCACGCCGCGAAGGCGGTCGTGGACGGCCGGCGACGCCGAGTCCACGCTTATGCCCACGCCCGCCACACCGCCGTCGCGGAGCATGGCCACGCTGCGGTCGTCAAGGAGCGTGCCGTTGGTGCCCACCACCACGACGAGCCCCCTGGCGGCCGCATGGGACGATATCTCGGGCAGGTCCTCCCGCAAAAGCGGCTCGCCGCCGGTGAGTATGAGCATGGCCCCGCCGGGCGTGAGATCGGCGATCTCGTCGACAAAACCGAGGGCCCGGACCGTATCCACCGGGTCGGCGCCGCCGAGCTCGTCGGCGTCGAGGTAACAGTGGCCGCAACGCAGGTTGCAGCGCCTGGTAATGTTCCACGATATGAGAAAAGGCGGATTGTCGCCCATAAGCCCCGGTGCCTTACGGATCCAGGAAACTCTGATTAATTGCACTGAGGGAACCTTTTTTGTAAAAAGGTTCCCTCAGACTCCCTCCAAAAACTTTTAACGCGAGTTGGTTTCCTCCTGTTTTGCTTTGCAAAACAGGCGGAAACCAACTCGTATTGAAAGTCTTTGAAGGGGGTCTGGGGGAAACTTTCTACAGAAATTTTCCCCCAGGGCAATAAATCAGAGCTTTCCTCGACTTGTCGAGCCCGCCGATGGACAAGGCGGGTTACATCTTCATGCGTTTACGGACGCGTTCCATGAAGGGTGCGGTGACTTTCCTGAGTCCTTCCTTGCGTGCCGTCTCTTCCACGAGGTTCTTGACCACGCCGCGCACGAAGGGCGGCACGCGGCCGAGCATATCGATGGCGTCGTCGGTCCAGAGCAGTTGTTCGACCTCTTTTTCTCCCCCGTCCCCGGCCGTGACCTCGCGGCTCGTTATGAGAAGGTGGCAGGGGAGCTCGCGCAGGCAGTTCTCCGTGTTGCCGCCGATATCGAGTCCCCCGTCGGCGTGGAAGCCCGTCTTGCCCATGACCATCATCAGCGGCCGCTCGCGCTCGGCGTAGCTTACGAGCTCGTCGAAGGCCTTGCCCGATAGGAGCACGGTCGATATCTCCGTTCCGGCGCGGGAGGCCATGCGCTCGGCCGTGTCGAGGTGGTCGCGGTAGATCTTGGCCAGCCCCTTGTCGATTATCTCCTCGTGGAGCTTTTCCTGTTCCTTGAACTTGAAGACCTTGCCGGCCTCGTCGCTGAGCACCGTGGCTATACTGTTGAAGGCCGTGTAGTGGAAGTCGGGGTCGAAGGCGCTCACGGCCTCGACGGAAGCGCCGAGACGGGGAGCGAGTTCGAGGGCGGCCGCGAGGGCGCCGAAGCTGCGCGGGCTTCCGTCGACGGCGACGGCGATCTTTGCGCGGCGGCCGCCGCCGCGGGCCCTGGCCACGAGGACGTCGGTGGAGAGCCTCCTCACGACGCGCTCGCAGACGGTGCCTATGCGGCTTCGCTCCACCTTGCCGAGCCCGAGAGCTCCGAGGACCACAAGGTCGTAGCGGCCCTCGGCGGCCTCCCTCACGATCTCGGCGTAGTTCTTGCCCTCGCGGCTAACCTCGCTCACCTCCACCCCTCGCCCCTGCGCCCGCGAGGCGAGCACCGACATGTACGAGTCCGAGATTATGCGCAGCCCCTTGTCGATGAGCGTGTCGTGCGTTTCGCGCTGGCGCTTGAGTTCCTCTTCGTTCTGGTACTTCTCGGGCAGGCCGCTCTCCATCTGGCGGAACCGTTCGTCGTGGAGCCTCGCCGCATAGACATGGCATCCCGTAACACGGGCCGCCGTCTTCTCCGCTATTGCGAGCGCCACGTCGACGCCGGCGCAGGCGTCCTCCGAGTTGTCGAGACAAACAAGGATCTTTTCGTACATGTACCCGCCCCTCCTCGAGTGTTGTCGGCGCCGGGCCGCGGGGGGCCGCGGGGGGGGCCGCGGGGCCCCGCCGGACACAAGGGTCGTTTTGGAGATTTTAACACTTGACCGCCCCTGTTGACAAGCGATTATGCGGGGGTTAATATCTCCAGGGGGTCACAGCGTCCACCGCGGGGCGACGGCGCTTTTGCGGCCGGCGGAGGAGACAAGGGCTTTTACAAAGGCGAGGGCGGCGAGGGGAGAGTGAGATGGCGGCGACGGGGCGGGTATGGAAGGCGGAGTTCAGTGGGCGGTGGCAAGAGCCGGTGGCCGCGCTTCTCGACGCATCGGGACTGGCCGGGGAGATCGGAGAGCGGCGCAGGGTGCTCATAAAGCCCAACCTCGTCGAGGCCCTCGCCCCGCCGGTGACGACACCCGCCGCCCTTGTGGAGGCCGTCGTAGCCTATGTGCGCCGCAGGCTGCCGCGCTGCGAGGTCGTGATCGGCGACGGTACGGGCTCGCTCGACTATGACACCTTCCACGCCTTCCGGGTCCTGGGCTACGAAGAGCTCGCCCGCCGCCGGAGCGTAAGACTCGTGGACCTGAACACCGAACCGCTCGAGCGGCTCGAAGACCCCGCCCTCGAGCGCTGGCCCGTCCTGTTTCTGCCCCGGATCGTCATGGAAAGCTTCCTTATCTCCGTGCCGGTGCTCAAGGCCCACACCCTCGCCGGCGTAACGCTTACGATGAAGAACATGATGGGAGCGGCCCCGCCGCTCCACTACCAGGCGGGCGGCCACTGGAAGAAGTCGGCCTTTCACGCGGGCATCCACGAGGCGGTGGCCGACCTCAACCGCTACCGCTCCCCGGACTTCACGGTGCTCGACGCGACGGTGGGCATGAGCGAGGCCCATCTGTGGGGTCCCACGTGCGACCCGCCTCCAGGCCTCATCAGTGCCGGCTTCGATCCCGTGGCGGCGGACGCCTACGGCGCGGCGCTGCTCGGACGGGACTGGCGCTCCATAGGACATATAGCGGCCGTCGACGGCGAGCTCGGCAGGGCCGCGCCCGTAGAGGTCGTCGACGTCTCCTGTGCGGGGGGAAACCTCCTGTAGAAGGGGCGCCGCCCCACGTCCGCCGGGGATGAGAGAATAAGACGGCTCAGCGGCGGCGGGCCATGAGGTGATCGAGCGCTATGTTGCCCTGGAGGGTGAAATGGAGGAAGGCCTGGTAGAGATCGGGGCTTATGGGGCGGCCCGTTGACGCCCTGTCGGCGTAGAAGAAGCCTATGACGCTGCCCCGCGAGTGGATCGGGCTTATGGCGAACGCCGCCGGGGCGAGCAGGCGGCGCAGGGCATGGGGGACGAGCCGCCGGTATGCCGCATCGCCGGTGTCGGCGACAAGCACCGGCGAGCGATCCCGGAAGGCGCGCCCGAAGATATTGGCCCGCGGGTCGTTTTCGATGACCATGTCCCTTACGGCCTTTCCCTTCTCCACGCCGAGGCCGTACCTTCCCACGATGCGCCTTTTGCCGCCGTCGCAGAGAAGAAGGATCACCCGCTCGAAGCCCACGGCGCGATGAAGGCCCTCGATGATGGTGTTGAAGATGACGCTCAGCTCCTGCTTCTCGAAGATGAGCTGCGAGATGTCCTGGAGATAGCGCATCTTGACGGCGGCGTCGGGCTCGTCTCTCACCGCCGCTGCGCCGTCGCTCCCGCCCGCCGCCGCCGCACCGTCGTCGCAAGGGGGCGCTTCGAAGCCCGCGCCGACCTTCCTGAGCACGGTGGTTCGCAGCGTAACGGAGTCCTCCTGCGCGGGCGGCGAGACGGGCCTGAACTTGCCGACTTCGATGGAGAGCGGCTCGGCAAGCTCCCGGACCTTGAGGTAGGCCGACTCTATGAGGGCCTCCCCCTTTTCCGCGGGTATGCCCGCCACGGCGGAGAGCCGCTCCATGAGGGTGTCGAGGCCGGCGGCCGTGCCCACGCCCGAGAGGTTGGCCGTTATGGCGTTTGCAAGGGCCGAGACGGCCGCCATCTTTTCACGCCGCGTACGCGGCGCACCGGCGCTCACGGGAGAGACGGCCATGGTCTCGAGGATCGTCTCGGGCAGGTTCATTTCCCTGCCCACCGCCAGCCCCACCTTGCTGAAGGGCAGGCCGAGCACCCGCACCTGTGCCTGCTCGGCCTCCATACCCCCGCGCTCCATGAGTCGGCGCACCGTGGCGTACTTGTGGGGCATGGAGTAGGCAACGGCCATGGGACCGAGGTTGTAGAGAAGCGCCTCCACGTAGACCGCCTCGAGCTCGGCGCCTCCCATGGCCGAGGCGAACTCGCGGGCCATCGTGGCGGCCACGAAGGAATCGGCCACCAGTTTCTTCATGTCCACGGCGGGATGGTGCCTCTGGAAGGTCTCCACAAAGGCAAGCCCCGTGGTTACGGACCGTATCATGTCGAGTCCCAGCATGACGACGGCGCGCGATATGGTGTTTATGACCTCGCCGCCGGGATTGTAAAAGGCCGAATTGACGAGCCTCAGGACCTTGGCGGTGAACCCCTGGTCCCTGAGTATGGCCCTCGATACGTCGGAGGCGCTCGAATAGGGCCTCTGGATGGCCCTTATCACCTCGAGGACCGTATCCTGGAAGACCGGAAGCCCGCCCTCGCCGCCGCAGCAGTCACGGACGATCCGCCCCACAACATCTTCGCCATCGTCGACCTTCACCGCCACCA
Coding sequences within:
- a CDS encoding ribose-phosphate pyrophosphokinase yields the protein MEGRIKVFSGNSNRPLALEICRTLGIELGKAEVKSFSDGEICVDIRESVRGMDIFVVQSTCTPCNDHLMELLIMLDAFKRASASSLTAVVPYYGYARQDRKVAPRTPISAKLVADLIEVAGATRVLCVDLHAGQIQGFFNVPVDNLYATPVLLEYVRENFNHNDIVIVSPDAGGVERARAFAKRLKAGLAIIDKRRPAPNVSEVMHIIGEVDGKVAILLDDMIDTAGTITQAATALKEHGARRIYACCTHPVLSGPALERLSASPVEELVTTNTIPLRPGAQAQAGDKIKVLSVGSILGKAIHRIHYGESVSSLFV
- a CDS encoding HDOD domain-containing protein, giving the protein MVAVKVDDGEDVVGRIVRDCCGGEGGLPVFQDTVLEVIRAIQRPYSSASDVSRAILRDQGFTAKVLRLVNSAFYNPGGEVINTISRAVVMLGLDMIRSVTTGLAFVETFQRHHPAVDMKKLVADSFVAATMAREFASAMGGAELEAVYVEALLYNLGPMAVAYSMPHKYATVRRLMERGGMEAEQAQVRVLGLPFSKVGLAVGREMNLPETILETMAVSPVSAGAPRTRREKMAAVSALANAITANLSGVGTAAGLDTLMERLSAVAGIPAEKGEALIESAYLKVRELAEPLSIEVGKFRPVSPPAQEDSVTLRTTVLRKVGAGFEAPPCDDGAAAAGGSDGAAAVRDEPDAAVKMRYLQDISQLIFEKQELSVIFNTIIEGLHRAVGFERVILLLCDGGKRRIVGRYGLGVEKGKAVRDMVIENDPRANIFGRAFRDRSPVLVADTGDAAYRRLVPHALRRLLAPAAFAISPIHSRGSVIGFFYADRASTGRPISPDLYQAFLHFTLQGNIALDHLMARRR
- a CDS encoding 50S ribosomal protein L25, producing MEELEITAWTRSETGKGPSRRLRKAGYVPAVLYGAAGAAVNLKLDSKDLARTLGATSWESALINLRGEAGDRKVMIKDLQVHPVRDVIEHIDLYEVRMDEAVTVEVPVRIVGRSAGAREGGIEHMDLRTVTIECLPGLIPEAVDVDVTALGVGESLHIGDLNLPEGVRAVDDPSHVVVSVVPPVKEVETVSAEEAESEIAESFEEKEGGE
- a CDS encoding tetratricopeptide repeat protein — its product is MSPFQKVVPGRKRRTGFPQGGIMSKIIKGLTIFAFLGLLGAAPALCGERPTPQDLAKADEHKQLAFRYEDKGDLQNALREYMTALEYNPYDADLLFDLGVACLRMQFHDDAAAAFERVVKLNKDDTEAYNLLGLAYRGAGRKADAEKAWKKSLDIDPNQVAPKKFLDELKTQP
- a CDS encoding radical SAM protein is translated as MGDNPPFLISWNITRRCNLRCGHCYLDADELGGADPVDTVRALGFVDEIADLTPGGAMLILTGGEPLLREDLPEISSHAAARGLVVVVGTNGTLLDDRSVAMLRDGGVAGVGISVDSASPAVHDRLRGVEGSWRATLEGVEALRRGGLDFQLQFTVTRESSREIGDVIALGAELGARAVNIFFLVCTGRGQRMTDLSSDEYEEVLHAIVEAEREYAGRIMVRARCAPHVLRVARRANPGSALLRGETSGCIAGTGYLRISPEGYVTPCPYIPYGPASPQLGKESLRAIWERDPMMRSLREPRYTGTCGDCEFNDVCGGCRARALASGGDLMGEDDWCGYEPEGPPARGGGGGSVADSKAAGPVWTAEARERLGRVPSFLRPMVRRGLERYARAMGIAEITPELMAELRRRQKDGR
- a CDS encoding aminoacyl-tRNA hydrolase, which codes for MFIVAGLGNPGPRYEATRHNVGFMLVDRLAGLCGASFAERGGALLAETELAGTDVLLCKPLTYMNRSGTAVAAVMAAWGVEPERLIVCFDDCDLPPGRIRIRRGGGSGGHRGVASIIDSLGTDAFPRVRLGIGRPRDAAVSEYVLSPFDDDEHDILDTMLEKAAHCVEAIVSKGIDTAMNNFNAP
- a CDS encoding DUF362 domain-containing protein; amino-acid sequence: MAATGRVWKAEFSGRWQEPVAALLDASGLAGEIGERRRVLIKPNLVEALAPPVTTPAALVEAVVAYVRRRLPRCEVVIGDGTGSLDYDTFHAFRVLGYEELARRRSVRLVDLNTEPLERLEDPALERWPVLFLPRIVMESFLISVPVLKAHTLAGVTLTMKNMMGAAPPLHYQAGGHWKKSAFHAGIHEAVADLNRYRSPDFTVLDATVGMSEAHLWGPTCDPPPGLISAGFDPVAADAYGAALLGRDWRSIGHIAAVDGELGRAAPVEVVDVSCAGGNLL